Proteins encoded by one window of uncultured Methanobrevibacter sp.:
- a CDS encoding metallophosphoesterase: MLIGLISDTHIPDRAKQLPQNVLDAFSNVDLILHAGDLTSLEVIEELEEIAPVMAVQGNMDRVGGIKLPKAKIVEAEGLKIGIVHGEVYPRGDTQQLVYLAKELGADILVSGHSHQPKIEQTDGVLLINPGSPIVPRLADRTVMLLEINNKEVDVEIVKIGAPVCSALDFDKFKRD; the protein is encoded by the coding sequence ATGTTAATCGGTTTAATTTCAGATACCCATATACCAGATAGAGCAAAGCAACTACCCCAAAATGTGCTCGATGCATTTAGCAATGTTGATTTAATATTACACGCAGGAGATTTGACTTCTCTTGAAGTTATTGAAGAATTAGAAGAAATAGCTCCAGTGATGGCAGTTCAGGGAAATATGGATAGAGTCGGTGGAATTAAACTACCTAAAGCAAAAATAGTTGAAGCTGAAGGGCTTAAAATTGGAATAGTTCATGGAGAAGTATATCCCAGAGGAGACACCCAGCAACTGGTATACCTTGCAAAGGAACTGGGCGCAGACATTTTAGTTTCAGGCCATTCACATCAACCAAAAATAGAACAAACCGACGGAGTGCTGTTAATCAATCCAGGAAGTCCAATTGTTCCTAGACTTGCAGACAGAACAGTAATGCTACTTGAAATCAATAATAAAGAAGTGGATGTTGAAATTGTTAAAATTGGAGCTCCGGTTTGCAGCGCACTTGACTTTGACAAATTTAAGAGGGATTAA